The DNA segment GAAAATAAAGAAAGGCAAATCGAAAATATTGTCGAAAAAGTAGTCTATGAGTTTAAATCAAAAGATATTACAATTATAGATCGTGTTAGCCAGGAAGATTTACCTACTGAAATTGAAACAAGTTTAATAAATTTTGATATTTCTTCTCCATTTAATTATGCAATAATAGACGGAGACTCAAAACAAATCCTTGTTTCATCGGACTCTACACTTAATAAAACCTTACTTAATTCTCCTCACAGCATAACTCTTTTCCCAAATGATATTTTCCTATCTAATAGTCAGTTATCCTTAAATTTCCCTGATCGTTTTACACTCATTTATGAATCTATATTCTCCTTACTAATTCTATCTGCAATATTCACCTTATTCATAATTTTCACTTTTATAAATGCTATTTCCTTCATTCTAAAACAAAAACGAATCAGTGATATAAAATCCGATTTCATTAATAACATTACGCACGAATTTAAAACACCTATCGCCACTATAGCTCTAGCATCAGATTCAATAAATAATGCTAAAGTTATCGGTCAACCAGATAAAATTCGATATTTTACATCTATCATTAAGGACGAAAATTTCCGAATGAATAAACAAGTCGAAAATATTCTTCAATTATCCCTATTCGGAAAACACGAACTAAATATCAATCCTCAGACCAACCATCTTAATGAAATCCTTCAAAAAGCAGCCGAGCATATTCAACTCCAAATCGACGAAAAAGGAGGATCACTCATTATCAAATTAGAGGCTGTTAATGATATATGCGATGTTGATGAAGTTCATTTTTTAAATGCAATATTTAATTTGCTTGACAATTCAATAAAATACTCTCTTGCAGAACCACAAATTGAAATAGGAACAAGAGGAATTGATAATAAAATACAAATTTGGATTAAGGATTCAGGAATTGGTATGAGTACTGACACCAGAAAAAAAGCGTTCAAAAAATTCTTTCGGGCCGAAACAGGTAATATCCACAATGTAAAAGGTTTTGGCTTAGGACTTAGTTACGTAAAACTAATTGTAGATAAACACAATGGAAATATCGAAGTTACAAGCAAACAAAACGAAGGAACCATGGTTACCATCTCACTACCA comes from the Labilibaculum sp. DW002 genome and includes:
- a CDS encoding sensor histidine kinase; protein product: MSKKLISTLIILMSISLLGIIGVQILWIKNAIHIQEKTFDSNINKALHQVVQNLEKKENVFLIGKGLHSVSNTHPSNIEIHAIRDFIDEKEHGSKHHIKIKTTQKLENKNAGDTQIIVSANSSSNKSINFWHSNNQSDSLMDIDIHVTSMDTIIRIENKERQIENIVEKVVYEFKSKDITIIDRVSQEDLPTEIETSLINFDISSPFNYAIIDGDSKQILVSSDSTLNKTLLNSPHSITLFPNDIFLSNSQLSLNFPDRFTLIYESIFSLLILSAIFTLFIIFTFINAISFILKQKRISDIKSDFINNITHEFKTPIATIALASDSINNAKVIGQPDKIRYFTSIIKDENFRMNKQVENILQLSLFGKHELNINPQTNHLNEILQKAAEHIQLQIDEKGGSLIIKLEAVNDICDVDEVHFLNAIFNLLDNSIKYSLAEPQIEIGTRGIDNKIQIWIKDSGIGMSTDTRKKAFKKFFRAETGNIHNVKGFGLGLSYVKLIVDKHNGNIEVTSKQNEGTMVTISLPLKV